In Pseudomonas oryzihabitans, the DNA window ACGAACAGGGTGACCGCACCAAAGCAGAGGGCGGCGCGGGGGGCAATGCGTAGCGAGCGAAGGTTCAAGACGGGCTCCTTGAGATCAGCGAAAGGCGATCCTCTAACGCCCTAAGATCGACTGACTATTTCCTTTCTTTAGCGCGATTTTTATTTATGCGCTGATTAAATCTGACTATCTGACTGACTATTCTGGTCGTGGCTTGATCCTGACCGAAACAAGGCGTCTGGTCCCTGCACACCGTTCTTGTTCGCGGCATCGAAACTTCATCTTCCTGTCATCGAAACGACATTCGTAGCCCTCACTGTCTGCCCTCGATGAGATCGATCTCAAACGAGGCAGGCATGACCGATCTGAAACAGGTAGCGCAGCAGGCAGGCGTCTCCCGGGCCACCGCGGCGCGGGCCTTCGCCACGCCCGAACAGGTGCGCGAGAGCACCCGGCAGCGTGTGCTGGATGCTGCGCGTAGCCTCAACTTCCGGCCCAACCTGCTGGGTCGCCAGCTGCGCCAGCAGAGCACCCGGCTGATCGGCGTGGTGGTACCCAGCCTGCTCAACCCGGTGTTCGCCGAGCAGCTGCAGGCCATGGAGCGCACCGCCCGTAGCCAGGGCTACTCCCTGGTGATCGCCACCACCGATTACCAGCCCGAGCGCGAGGCGGCGGTGGTGGAAGAACTCTTGCGCCAGCGTGTCGCCGGCCTGGTGCTGACGGTGGCCGATGCCGACCGCAGCCAGGTGCTGGCCGAGCTGAGCCGGGAGCAGACGCCCTTCATCCTCGCCTACCACGAGCCCCAGCGCCCCTATGCAGCGGTGGCGGTGGACAACTGCCAGGGCATGGCCATGGCCACCGAGCACCTGCTCGCCCTGGGTCACCAACGGATCGCCCTGGTCTCGGGGCCGGCCCAGCAATCGG includes these proteins:
- a CDS encoding substrate-binding domain-containing protein, yielding MTDLKQVAQQAGVSRATAARAFATPEQVRESTRQRVLDAARSLNFRPNLLGRQLRQQSTRLIGVVVPSLLNPVFAEQLQAMERTARSQGYSLVIATTDYQPEREAAVVEELLRQRVAGLVLTVADADRSQVLAELSREQTPFILAYHEPQRPYAAVAVDNCQGMAMATEHLLALGHQRIALVSGPAQQSDRSERRFTGYCQAMDAAALPLLPRLELASHTDADWAELAPLLERHAPTALLCTNDLLAISVIAELQRHGLSVPNDLSVVGFDGIAMGARLEPSLCSVMQPLQSLGAVLVTELLALIAGSATHQQCLPCLVRPGTSAGPLKEPCR